In Rhodamnia argentea isolate NSW1041297 chromosome 4, ASM2092103v1, whole genome shotgun sequence, the following proteins share a genomic window:
- the LOC115756138 gene encoding uncharacterized mitochondrial protein AtMg00810-like, whose product MELGELKHFSGLKIDRTKEGLFLCQRKYARDLLKKFGMLGCKPISTPLDGNAKLCVDEGRELEDSTMYKQPVGSLIYLTITRPDIAFAGGVVSRFMEKPRKPHLDAAKRIPRYVKKTFDFGLLYKKVSSGKLVGSCNVDFAGDQYTRRSTTGYSFNLGSAVVS is encoded by the coding sequence ATGGAGCTTGGAGAGCTGAAACACTTTTCGGGCCTCAAGATTGATCGGACAAAGGAAGGATTATTCCTATGTCAACGTAAGTATGCACGAGATCTCTTGAAGAAGTTCGGGATGCTCGGTTGCAAGCCTATATCTACTCCATTGGATGGGAATGCAAAGCTATGTGTTGATGAAGGTCGAGAGTTAGAAGATTCGACCATGTACAAGCAACCGGTAGGTAGTCTAATTTACCTTACCATAACTCGACCCGATATCGCTTTTGCAGGGGGAGTAGTAAGTCGATTTATGGAGAAGCCACGGAAGCCTCACTTGGATGCAGCCAAGCGTATCCCGAGGTATGTAAAGAAGACGTTTGATTTTGGCCTTTTGTACAAGAAAGTCTCATCGGGTAAGTTGGTCGGTTCTTGCAATGTCGACTTTGCTGGAGATCAATACACAAGGCGCTCGACTACTGGATACTCATTTAATCTTGGATCAGCAGTAGTATCCTGA